Proteins from one Azospirillum brasilense genomic window:
- a CDS encoding tetratricopeptide repeat protein: MGNPAETAAVRSFAAALEHHRAGRLDDAEGAYRAILRDDPGHAHANNNLAILLRGTGRWEEAAACYRRAVAALPDDAPIRSNLSCALADLDRPAEALAAVRVALALSPDYADAWFNAGNLLKTERQPERALAAYRRAVRLKPGMGGAHSNMGDVYRDLGESSRAVDCYRAAMQAQPDLPEPVVNLGEALKEQGRITEAITIFQSGIERHPELALLHSNLLFALHYTPWVPPEIIARAHAHWNERHARPLMPHRQFSNDRNPGRRLRVGYVSPDFRAHACAHFIEPLLREHDRGAVEIFCYATSTHHDAITERMRNLADGWRSLTNLDDATAAALVERDRIDILVDLAGHTAHSRPLLFARKPAPIQVSWLGYPDTTGMTAIDHRLTDAVADPPGLTDAWHAERLVRLPKGFLAFQPLRFVTPRDEPPALVNGFVTFGSFNNAAKVTPEVARVWSAILARVPSARLCLKSRAFGDAPTRERYLRQFAGNGVDPGRVDLLPPMDVIDHHLQAYDRIDIGLDPFPYNGTTTTCEALWMGVPVITLAGRHHVARVGASLLSQCGLTEFIATDEAGYIDTAVALAGDTGRLAALRRGMTKRMERSALSDHRGFAAAVETAYRAMWHSWLGREQDAAAER; encoded by the coding sequence ATGGGAAACCCGGCCGAAACGGCGGCGGTGCGGAGCTTCGCCGCCGCCCTGGAGCATCATCGCGCGGGCCGGCTCGACGATGCCGAGGGCGCTTACAGGGCGATCCTGCGCGACGATCCCGGACACGCCCACGCCAACAACAATCTGGCCATCCTGCTGCGCGGCACGGGGCGGTGGGAGGAGGCCGCCGCCTGCTACCGCCGGGCCGTCGCGGCGCTGCCGGACGATGCGCCGATCCGCAGCAACCTCTCCTGCGCGCTGGCCGACCTCGACCGGCCGGCGGAGGCGCTGGCGGCGGTGCGCGTGGCGCTGGCCCTGTCCCCGGACTACGCCGACGCCTGGTTCAACGCCGGCAACCTCCTGAAGACGGAGCGACAGCCCGAGCGGGCGCTCGCCGCCTACCGCCGGGCGGTGCGGCTGAAGCCCGGCATGGGCGGGGCCCACAGCAACATGGGCGACGTGTACCGCGACCTCGGGGAATCGAGCCGCGCCGTGGACTGCTACCGGGCGGCGATGCAGGCGCAGCCCGACCTGCCGGAACCCGTGGTCAACCTTGGCGAGGCGCTGAAGGAGCAAGGGCGGATCACCGAGGCCATCACGATCTTCCAAAGCGGGATCGAACGCCACCCCGAACTGGCCCTGCTCCATTCCAACCTGCTGTTCGCTCTGCATTACACGCCCTGGGTGCCGCCCGAGATCATCGCCCGCGCCCACGCGCACTGGAACGAGCGGCACGCGCGGCCGCTGATGCCGCACCGGCAATTCTCAAATGACCGCAACCCGGGCCGCCGGCTGCGGGTGGGCTATGTCTCGCCCGACTTCCGCGCCCACGCCTGCGCCCATTTCATCGAGCCCCTGCTGCGCGAGCACGACCGCGGCGCGGTGGAGATTTTCTGCTACGCCACCTCGACCCACCACGACGCGATCACCGAACGCATGAGGAACTTGGCCGACGGGTGGCGGTCGTTGACCAACCTGGACGATGCGACCGCCGCCGCACTGGTCGAGCGCGACCGCATCGACATCCTGGTCGATCTGGCCGGCCACACGGCGCACAGCCGGCCATTGCTGTTCGCCCGCAAGCCGGCCCCGATCCAGGTCTCCTGGCTGGGCTATCCCGACACCACGGGAATGACCGCGATCGACCACCGCCTGACCGATGCGGTCGCCGACCCGCCGGGCCTCACCGACGCCTGGCACGCCGAGCGGCTGGTCCGCCTGCCAAAAGGGTTCCTCGCCTTCCAGCCGTTGCGCTTCGTCACGCCGCGCGACGAGCCGCCGGCGCTGGTCAACGGCTTCGTGACCTTCGGCTCTTTCAACAACGCCGCCAAGGTGACGCCGGAGGTGGCGCGGGTCTGGTCGGCCATCCTGGCGCGCGTGCCGTCCGCCCGCCTGTGTCTCAAGAGCCGCGCCTTCGGCGACGCGCCGACGCGGGAGCGCTATCTCCGGCAATTCGCCGGCAACGGCGTGGACCCCGGACGTGTCGATCTCCTTCCGCCGATGGATGTGATCGATCACCACCTGCAGGCTTACGACCGGATCGACATCGGCCTCGACCCCTTCCCCTACAACGGCACCACCACCACCTGCGAAGCGCTGTGGATGGGCGTGCCGGTGATCACGCTCGCCGGCCGTCATCACGTCGCGCGGGTGGGCGCCAGCCTGCTGTCCCAGTGTGGGCTGACCGAGTTCATCGCGACCGACGAGGCCGGCTACATTGACACAGCCGTCGCCCTGGCCGGGGACACGGGGCGTCTGGCCGCGCTGCGCCGCGGCATGACGAAACGGATGGAGCGCTCGGCGCTCAGCGACCATCGCGGCTTCGCGGCGGCGGTCGAGACCGCCTACCGCGCCATGTGGCACTCCTGGCTCGGGCGCGAACAGGACGCAGCGGCGGAACGCTGA
- a CDS encoding tetratricopeptide repeat protein: MDHAQATTRLEAVLAANPRDDGAWSMLGHLLRRAGKLDGAIACHRRGLEFAPENASIWSNLGNALVEAGRFDEALAAHEEALRLDPAASTFLFNNAVALRKAGRFRETLAMIERTVAGGTVTPELRWERALARLQIGDYVHGFTDYEARRGLATYHGRPPSERAWNGGPLDGRTLFLFTEQGFGDAILAARYMPLVRERGGRVLYECHPELHRVLSGLGADAVLQPGSPPPAFDVEASQMSLPGLFATTLASIPPPVPLTIPESSREKAAHRLGAREPGTLRVGIVWSGRVTFADNGRRATSLRRFLRFAEVPGVRLYSLQKGPPEAELADSGVAGHLVTPLGPDLEDFADTAAVLEQLDLVIMTDSSVAHLAGSLGKPVWNLVQHVPYWIYGFSGDRTPWYPTMRLFRQGPDQDWEPVFARAANALREEVRRTTGR, translated from the coding sequence ATGGACCACGCACAGGCAACGACCAGGCTGGAAGCCGTTCTCGCGGCCAATCCGCGTGATGACGGCGCCTGGAGCATGCTCGGCCATCTTCTGCGTCGCGCGGGGAAGCTGGACGGTGCCATCGCCTGCCATCGGCGGGGCTTGGAATTCGCGCCGGAGAACGCCAGCATCTGGAGCAATCTGGGCAACGCCCTGGTGGAGGCCGGCCGGTTCGACGAGGCGTTGGCCGCGCATGAGGAGGCGCTGCGGCTCGACCCCGCCGCTTCGACCTTTCTGTTCAACAACGCGGTGGCCTTGCGCAAGGCGGGACGCTTCCGGGAGACGCTCGCGATGATCGAGCGGACGGTCGCAGGCGGAACCGTCACCCCCGAGTTGCGCTGGGAGCGGGCTCTCGCCCGGCTTCAGATCGGCGACTATGTCCACGGCTTCACGGATTACGAGGCGCGGCGCGGGCTTGCCACCTACCATGGGCGGCCGCCATCGGAACGGGCCTGGAACGGCGGCCCGCTGGACGGGCGCACTCTGTTCCTGTTCACCGAGCAGGGATTCGGCGACGCCATCCTGGCCGCACGCTACATGCCGCTGGTCAGGGAGCGGGGCGGCCGGGTGCTGTACGAATGCCATCCGGAGCTGCACCGGGTGCTGTCGGGGCTGGGCGCCGATGCCGTCCTGCAACCGGGGAGCCCGCCGCCTGCCTTCGATGTCGAGGCCTCGCAGATGAGCCTGCCGGGCCTGTTCGCCACCACGCTGGCCTCGATCCCGCCACCGGTGCCCCTGACCATTCCGGAGTCCTCCCGCGAAAAGGCCGCCCATCGGCTCGGCGCGCGGGAGCCGGGCACGCTGCGCGTCGGGATCGTGTGGTCGGGACGGGTGACCTTCGCCGACAACGGCCGGCGCGCCACCAGCCTCCGCCGGTTCCTGCGCTTCGCCGAGGTGCCGGGCGTGCGGCTCTACAGCCTTCAGAAGGGTCCGCCCGAGGCCGAGCTCGCGGACAGCGGCGTCGCCGGCCATTTGGTGACGCCGCTCGGCCCTGACCTGGAGGATTTCGCCGACACGGCGGCGGTTCTGGAACAGCTCGACCTCGTCATCATGACCGACAGTTCCGTAGCGCATCTCGCCGGGTCCCTCGGCAAGCCGGTCTGGAACCTCGTGCAGCATGTTCCCTACTGGATCTACGGCTTTTCCGGTGACCGCACGCCGTGGTACCCGACGATGCGGCTGTTCCGCCAAGGCCCCGACCAGGATTGGGAGCCGGTGTTCGCCCGGGCGGCGAACGCTCTGCGCGAGGAGGTCCGCCGCACCACCGGCCGGTGA